The sequence below is a genomic window from Methylothermaceae bacteria B42.
AGATAATGTCACTGGCAAACAAGGCGTGACCATCAATCACATCGAGCCGGTAGGCAACTACGCGGTCAAATTATCTTTCAGCGACGGCCATGACACCGGTTTTTATACCTGGGAATGGTTGTACAAGCTGGGGCTGCGCTGGCGGGAGCAGGCTGACAAACCGGTCAATGCCGGAGGGGAAAATCACAATGACTGACAACAACCGCGACTCAACCACCCATTTCGGCTTCCGCCAGGTGCCAGTGCGGGAAAAGGCCAGGCTCGTGCGAAACGTGTTCGACTCGGTGGCCGACCAGTACGACCTGATGAACGATATGATGTCATTCGGCATCCACCGGTTGTGGAAGCGTTTGACGATTCATTTAAGCAATGTCAAATACGGCGAGCGAGTGCTGGATCTGGCGGGCGGCACCGGGGATTTGACTCGCTTGTTTCATCCCAGGGTCGGGGACAAAGGAGAGGTGGTGTTGGCTGATATCAATGCCGCGATGCTCCGGCGGGGCCGGGACCGGCTGGTGGACGAGGGGCGGGTCAAGGGAATTCGTTATGCGCAGGTGGACGCCCAGTACCTGCCTTTCGAAGATGAAAGCTTTGATTGCATCACCATCGCCTTTGGCCTGCGCAATGTCACCGACAAAGACAAGGCCCTGCGATCCATGTTCCGGGTGCTCAAACCCGGTGGTCGCCTGCTGGTGCTGGAATTTTCCAAGCCTGTCAATGAGCTGTTCAGCAAGTTCTATGACCTGTATTCCTTCAAGATGCTGCCGCTGATGGGGAAATTGATTGCCGGAGACCCCGACAGTTACCGTTATCTGGCCGAATCCATCCGCATGCATCCGGACCAGGACAAACTCAAGGGCATGATGGTGGCGGCGGGTTTCGAGCGGGTGGAATATTTCAATCTCACCCAAGGGGTGGTCGCCATTCACCGGGGTTACAAACTGTAAATGCTGGCACAGGCACTGTTATCCGACGCCTTCGAAGTTGCCATCGCCCAATTGCTGGCGTTGGACCACGATCGGGAACGCTGGTTGTCGCCGTTGGCGGGCAAGGTCATTGGGGTGCGGCTTGAACCGCCAGGGATAGAGTTTTTCTTCAGTCCCACCACGGAGACGGTTTTGATTCTGGAAACTTCGGAAAGGATGCCGGATACCCGTTTGATTGGTCCTCCCCTGGCGTTTTTGCGCATGGTGGCCAGTGATCATCCCAAGTCCGAACTGTTTGACGGCGGCATTCGTATCGAAGGGGATATCGATGTCGCCCGTCAATTACAAAATTTGCTCCACCATTTGGATTTCGATTGGGAGGGGTGGTTGGCGCAATTTACGGGAGAAACGGCGGCCAGGCAGGCGGGGGACTGGATGCGAGCGTTTTCCCGCTGGCATCGGTATGCCTGGCGTGCCTTTCAGGATAATTTGAGTGAGTTCCTGCAGGAAGAAACCCGTGCCTTGCCCGCCCCACTGGAAGCGGAAGATCTGTATCGCCGGATTGGCCATCTGCGCGATGACGTGGACCGATTGGAAGCCCGGTTGAAACGCCTGAATCAAGCCTTGGATCCAATCCAATAAATGTCCCCGAATGGCTTATCCTAATTCCTTGAAAGCTTGGACGCGGCGGGCTAGTTTGAGCGCAACACGTAAATCAATGCCATTCCTCCACCGCCGCATTCGTTTATTATTTCACTTTATGCCGAAAAGGCGTTCCAGCCTTCCATCTGCGGGTGTTGGCGGCCTGGATGGCCGCCATCAAGCCCCCAAGGATGGGTTTACGGCGTCCCACAGATGGAAGGCTGGAACGCCTAACCTAGTTAATCGATATATACCGTCAGATCTGTTCCTGCCTGTCCATTTGATTAGCACCCTGGAGCACTTGAATGTTTTCCCTTAAGCTCCTTTGGCGTTTGCTGCGCATCCAGCAGATTTTCCTGCGCCACGGGCTGGATGAATTGGTGTTGGCGATTCCGCTGTTTCGCCCCTTGCGTTTTCTGCGTTGGTTCTCTCCCAACATTTGGCTGGCCCGCCACAATGCGTCCCGGGGGCAGAGAATCCGGGAAGCGCTTGAGGATTTGGGGCCTATCTATGTCAAATTCGGTCAGGCGGTGTCCACCCGCCGAGATCTCCTTCCCGACGATATTGCCGATGAATTGGCGAAGCTCCAGGACCGCGTGCCCCCGTTTTCAGGGTCTGAGGCGCGAAAAATCGTCGAATCCGAACTTGGGCAACCAATAGATCAGATTTTTGCGGCGTTTGATGAAACCCCGCTGGCTTCCGCTTCCATCGCCCAGGTTCATCCCGCCAGACTAAAAGATGGCAGCGAGGTCGTGGTCAAGGTGCTGCGTCCCAACGTAGAATCCAGGATTCGTGAGGATGTGGCATTGATGTTTGCGTTTGCCCGGATGCTACAGCGATTTGCCAAAGAAGCGCGAAGGTTACGGCCGGTGGAGGTGGTGGCGGAATTTGAAAAAACCATCCTGGACGAACTGGATCTGGTGCGGGAGGCGGGTAACGCGGCGGAACTGCGGCGTCATTTCCAGGATTCGGACATTCTTTATGTCCCCAAGGTTTATTTCGACTGGACCCGCCCGAAAGTCCTGGTATTGGAGAGAATCCACGGCATTCCCGTCACCCATCGGGCAGAACTGGAAGCCGCTGATATCAATTTGAAGCTGCTGGCAGAACGGGGAGTGGAGATATTTTTCACCCAGGTTTTCCGCGATAATTTTTTCCACGCCGACATGCATCCGGGCAACATCTTTGTCGATCCCCGCTATGAGGCCCGCTATATGGCGGTGGATTTTGGTATTGTAGCCAGTTTGTCCCAGGCCGATCAATATTATCTGGCGGAAAACCTGCTGGCTTTTTTCAACCGGGATTACCGGGGGGTGGCGGAGATGCACGTGGCTTCGGGTTGGGTGCCTCCGCACACCCGGGTGGAAGAATTCGAAGGCGCGATCCGGGCAGTGTG
It includes:
- the ubiE gene encoding bifunctional demethylmenaquinone methyltransferase/2-methoxy-6-polyprenyl-1,4-benzoquinol methylase (Catalyzes the carbon methylation reaction in the biosynthesis of ubiquinone and menaquinone) — its product is MTDNNRDSTTHFGFRQVPVREKARLVRNVFDSVADQYDLMNDMMSFGIHRLWKRLTIHLSNVKYGERVLDLAGGTGDLTRLFHPRVGDKGEVVLADINAAMLRRGRDRLVDEGRVKGIRYAQVDAQYLPFEDESFDCITIAFGLRNVTDKDKALRSMFRVLKPGGRLLVLEFSKPVNELFSKFYDLYSFKMLPLMGKLIAGDPDSYRYLAESIRMHPDQDKLKGMMVAAGFERVEYFNLTQGVVAIHRGYKL
- a CDS encoding ubiquinone biosynthesis regulatory protein kinase UbiB; translation: MFSLKLLWRLLRIQQIFLRHGLDELVLAIPLFRPLRFLRWFSPNIWLARHNASRGQRIREALEDLGPIYVKFGQAVSTRRDLLPDDIADELAKLQDRVPPFSGSEARKIVESELGQPIDQIFAAFDETPLASASIAQVHPARLKDGSEVVVKVLRPNVESRIREDVALMFAFARMLQRFAKEARRLRPVEVVAEFEKTILDELDLVREAGNAAELRRHFQDSDILYVPKVYFDWTRPKVLVLERIHGIPVTHRAELEAADINLKLLAERGVEIFFTQVFRDNFFHADMHPGNIFVDPRYEARYMAVDFGIVASLSQADQYYLAENLLAFFNRDYRGVAEMHVASGWVPPHTRVEEFEGAIRAVCEPIFAKPLGEISYGQLLLRLFQTARRFEMEVQPQLVLLQKTLLQIEGLGRQLYPQLDLWQTAKPFLEEWFKNRVHPRALYNKAKAQVPELAEQLPEIPGYVFRLLHDASRGNLKVRWQSEELKDLRRQMQRNHRRTVASVGGGAMLISASLLMSQGLMMPLTWGLAGFGGLLLAGAYWGSGPD